A portion of the Chlamydiales bacterium STE3 genome contains these proteins:
- a CDS encoding hypothetical protein (Product derived from UniProtKB/Trembl:Q6M9X6), which translates to MQKSFFLWVNSGLCFVFLLILSLLVFYSLREENLFYAQSKIVKKVPLIPENPFHLSDQAYRQVQAPALNLNMVAPNLSLPDLRSTLNYYGANLRPDVQKQDQKLFFSFGDPRNLVAVKAGERTYLKVENHSFSLSPSNQPTALWMKAKPGLKNVQVELFLKGVDDRVVREPKEHSQFSLPEKILPPGAVSWMIGSNRVDGTLLFKQKARWRGLDLFLLQYGGPEFSQFQNKQRIDFGEGEGHYSVFVAPGDILIWKSGRWVSPTKGDNTQTAPLLEIKKVDERILNAELWAVEGKNKFALTLVRTPDPIPIIDNSKFHFLATRTKAHYIFDVDGKREIVGPGDWFLMVDGKWKKITKVKEIDQFVERSTVGPLLVIYLSQEHDSKTLKGELFNTSRSDKVEVNIPLLPQNSKKEIPVKPTEEERGHPSIDQAEHPSFEA; encoded by the coding sequence ATGCAAAAAAGCTTTTTCCTTTGGGTCAATTCTGGATTGTGTTTTGTCTTTCTGCTTATTCTTAGCCTGCTCGTTTTCTATTCATTACGAGAGGAAAACCTTTTCTATGCCCAATCCAAAATTGTGAAAAAAGTGCCTCTTATTCCTGAAAATCCTTTTCATCTTTCCGATCAAGCCTATCGGCAAGTACAGGCCCCTGCGCTCAATCTTAACATGGTGGCACCGAATCTTTCTCTTCCGGATTTGCGTTCTACTTTAAATTATTATGGAGCGAATCTGCGGCCTGATGTGCAAAAGCAAGACCAAAAGCTTTTTTTTTCTTTTGGCGATCCAAGGAATCTTGTTGCCGTTAAAGCAGGCGAAAGGACTTACCTAAAAGTAGAAAATCATTCTTTTTCCTTAAGCCCTAGTAACCAACCAACTGCGTTATGGATGAAAGCTAAACCGGGCCTTAAGAATGTGCAAGTGGAACTTTTTTTAAAAGGCGTTGATGATAGAGTCGTTAGAGAGCCAAAAGAGCATAGTCAATTTTCTTTACCCGAAAAAATTTTGCCTCCAGGTGCTGTTTCTTGGATGATAGGGAGCAATCGAGTTGATGGGACTCTTCTTTTTAAGCAGAAGGCTAGGTGGCGTGGCTTAGATCTTTTTCTTTTACAATATGGTGGGCCAGAATTCAGCCAATTTCAGAACAAACAACGGATTGATTTCGGAGAAGGAGAGGGGCACTACTCTGTCTTTGTGGCGCCTGGGGACATTCTGATTTGGAAGAGTGGCCGTTGGGTCAGCCCTACAAAGGGGGATAACACTCAGACCGCTCCTCTTTTAGAAATTAAAAAAGTGGATGAAAGAATCCTTAATGCGGAACTTTGGGCTGTTGAAGGGAAGAACAAGTTTGCTTTGACTCTCGTTCGCACTCCGGACCCCATCCCTATTATAGATAATTCTAAATTTCATTTTCTTGCTACTAGAACTAAAGCTCACTACATATTCGATGTGGATGGTAAGAGAGAAATTGTCGGGCCAGGAGATTGGTTTTTAATGGTAGACGGAAAGTGGAAAAAGATTACAAAGGTCAAAGAAATTGATCAATTTGTAGAAAGAAGTACAGTTGGCCCTCTTCTGGTCATCTATTTATCACAAGAACACGATAGTAAGACATTAAAAGGCGAGCTGTTTAACACTTCTCGAAGTGATAAGGTCGAGGTGAACATTCCTCTTTTACCCCAAAATAGCAAAAAAGAGATTCCTGTAAAGCCAACAGAGGAGGAAAGAGGACATCCCTCTATCGACCAAGCAGAGCATCCAAGTTTTGAGGCTTGA